One Salvia splendens isolate huo1 chromosome 12, SspV2, whole genome shotgun sequence genomic window carries:
- the LOC121758118 gene encoding CRIB domain-containing protein RIC4-like produces the protein MRGGRLERFVLIPFSTRCDSESSVALAFATTASPKQQRKTRGVKTGEESLKMNNTIKNQIISKAALSEGLQRLIRRVSQFFVYKEEMEQMEKEMEMEIGFPTDVKHVTHIGLDGSTRRSSCLNNWENLKASEILSFPSISLEQFDLAMASQSL, from the exons ATGAGAGGTGGGCGTCTCGAAAGATTTGTGCTCATTCCCTTCTCCACCCGCTGCGATTCCGAGTCAAGCGTTGCTCTCGCCTTCGCCACCACCGCCTCTCCTAAACAACAACGCAAAACTA GAGGAGTTAAGACCGGCGAGGAGAGCttgaaaatgaataatactattaaaaatcaGATTATTTCAAAAGCGGCATTGTCTGAAGGGTTACAAAGATTAATCAGACGCGTCTCTCAATTCTTCG TTTACAAGGAAGAAATGGAGCAGATGGAaaaggagatggagatggaaaTAGGGTTTCCAACAGACGTGAAGCACGTAACGCACATAGGATTAGATGGATCAACGAGGAGGAGCAGCTGCCTTAATAATTGGGAAAATCTCAAAGCTTCCGAAATTCTTTCATTTCCTTCCATCTCTTTGGAGCAATTCGACCTTGCCATGGCTTCCCAATCACTTTAA